The nucleotide window GTTTATTCCTTTAGGATAGGCTGAGTGTACTAGAGGCTGCTTATCAGAACAGGACTTAgagcataaaaacataagaaaggaGACTggctttttgtcttctttctcatgTTTTCACGTTCTTGGTTGCTTGTTTCAGTACGTAGCATCTAGTTCACTGAGTACCTGTTTGATTAGGATGATTTTGGCCTTCCAGGTATTTTTCATCAATTTAAGCGGACAAAAACTTTGGAGCTAACGAGTTAACCCAGTGTCCGTTATGTGTGCCGAGCTCCTCAAAATAATTTCCAATCTTGCGCTGTTGAGGGACACGATTAATATCATACTCACCTGGTTTACTTGCCTTTTGTCGGCTGTGGTTCAATAGATTTTTCATCATTGTGATGTACTTGTGATTAATGTCCTCATGCTTGGGCTGTGCTGTGAGACATAGGAGAGGACGGCTAGGCTCTCCTCTTCAGCCTTCAGCGTTCAACAAGTGAGTTAGTTTGTGCACTTCTGATAgttgtgtatttatgtattatgCTAGCTGCCCTTCAGATGTTTGGAATCATTGTTACGGACctcatttttgttactttttatgCTTTATTTTGATATTGCTGGTATTTCAATGCATTTCATAATCCTGCACCATATGACCATAGTTGTAGGAAATTTTTAATCACTTCACTTCGCTTGCTATATTTTGTGTAGATTTTGTTGATAATTTTCCGCTGGTGCACACATCCAGCACGAGCACCAGGCAGCCACtagcagggtggtggtggaggcagggtGCTGGTGATGAGCCAGACAGGGGTTGGCTGCAGGGCTCCCCATAGGGACAGGATTAAGCTGTGGCAggggacggtgtgtgtgtgtgtgtgtgtgtgtgtgtgtgtgtgtgtgtgtgtgtgtgtgtgtgtgtgtgtgtgtgtgttgctctgttGCACTAAATGTTTGTTAGGTGAGCAGTGCGTCATATTACAGACggcagtgagtttttttttttacttactatTTTCTCGTGAAATTTTCCGATTTGAATGCCTCATAGACCACTTGTCAGCTAATAAGGGACTTACATCATAACATTGGTAAGTATTTCATGAAGTGTCCCACAAATTTCAACATAACATTTCTtctgataggtgtgtgtgtattttgaattcATGAAACTGCTTCATAAAATTTTGCTGttcatatttatttaaattttatttatgtacataTTCTTTCATGGGCATTTCCAAGTGGGAGGGTGCAATTTACTGAAATAATCTAtaactttttaatttttcttttttttagcctatTGATAAAAATCATTGTGAACTTAACAAGGGTTCTTTCCTCGTTATTAGCTTCTTCATTGTTACTGACTTGGTGTGAAGTGAAGAAAACTCGTTTGCTTGAGATTCTGTAACTGTACAACCTAACTTACATTGATGTTTTAGACATTTTGATGTTTGATTCTATGAATTGAAAGTGAACTGAACAGCTTTTTTCcataggaaaaaagaatggtGCTATCAGTAGTGGTAAGGTTTAAGGACTGCAAGATGGATACTAGAATTAAATAATTCCACACATGGAACCTTGGAAGATGACAATGGAAGCTATCACTGGACTTCTGGTTTGGTCAAGTTTGAGGCTCTGGACCAGTAGTGCACCACCTGCCGAGAGGGGCACCTGGCCAGGTAACTAGAGCTGGGCATAGCGAGTTTCAGCAGCTATCACAGTCCTAGTTACCTAGCGGGGCTGCCCACAACACCTGGCGCTAGCTGGCCGCGGGAACATCTGCAGGGGTGGCGGCTGGTTGCAGATGGAAGGGTTTTGTGGAGGTTGTGCTGGCTTTTGGTTGTTATTTGCTTTCATTGTGCTTAAGGATGCTGTTATTGGAAGCAGCATTGGTTATGGGtagtcttttattttgtttttatttaaggaTGTGTTCTTGGTGACGTTGAGGAATTATGTTGGTTCTATATGGCCAGACTGATGCTGCCTTTTTTAGTAAGGGACGAAGGTTGTCTGATGTctgagttttttattttttttattttatttatttgtttttttttataggaattACAGTTTTCAGTTCTGTTTAGTTGCCCTTAGTCTGATAGGAATTGCTGTGGTTACTTTTGCTAATTCCTTTACATTAGTCATGCATTACTTAGAAGTTTATGTAAGTTTTTACATTTACAGTTTTGTCAGTCCTGGCATTATGTCATTTTTATCACTAATTTTTATCAGCATACTTCAAACATGGAGTTCCAGGTTGTGATGAAAGGcttgtgtgtgatggtgtgctTGCATGTGAGACAGTCGGCAAACAGCAAATGTGTGTGGAAAGATAAGATAGCAGTGTGGTGAGGCGTGGATTAGATAAACAACAAATGAGTTGATAAGTGAGACTTGATTGTTTAGAGTGTTATATTGAGTGAGACATGATTGTGTAGAGTGTGTAGTATTGATCAGGGAACTGATGTGTGAAGTGACTGCATGTTGGGCATGGTGGAGGTAGCAGTGGTGTGTTGGGTAGCATGCTGGCTGCTGTGGTGGGTATGTGCCATTGATCATAGCACCACAGGATTCAGCATAGTACTCAATAGCTCGCAGCAAGGCAGTGTTTGGTCTCTTGGGGAAGTACTTTGTGGAGAATGGTCTGGCTCTTGTTACAGAAATGACTAAGAAATATAAGGTATACTGAAGAGAAACTCTTGATTTTCCTGATCCATTTGTTTTCTTGCTAAGTAAAAGCAGTTGTTGGATAAGCACAGTGTTTCTCATAGATTTATTTACAAGAGCAGGTTTTTGTCCATTCTCTAGTAAGGAAGGTGACTGTTGAGAGAGGGTACTGATGGGAAATTTGAATAGtaaggggaggaaatgagattCATCATTTTAATGTCTATTGAAGAAATTGGAACTACCTTGAAATCAAGATAGGAGTTTGATGGAAAAGGTCTGACTTGTAGAGAATGTTTTGTGAATTTCATCCAATGTTTGCTCTTAGTCAGGGAGGCGACAAATGCAAATATTTTGGAAAAAATTACCAGTAATATTTTATCTACCCCATACATCTTATGCTGTGAGGGGTAGTGCacattttattctcctttttattgTGGTAAACTTTGTGGTGGTGAGATTGTGACATAACCATTTTTTGTCTTCTTGGCCATGAAACTGTAAGGCATTATATTTGTACACAATGACAAAGAGACCGTTCAATGAGAAAGAACTGGAATATGTAATGAACACAACAGGCTTTGCTACCCTGTCCAGTattgaggaggagggtgtgagtAATGTTGAACAGAAATGTCAAGtgatgaagaaatggaggatAATTTAGAAGTAGAGGTGATGTGTGATACTGCTGGAGATGTTGAATATTTCCCTGGTCCTGCTGATGAAAGTGAGTATTGTGGATGAGGAAACATTCAAAGACCAAAGAAGAGACCCATACTGGCTCCAGGCCCAACTTCAGCAGGCAGATCTTAAGTATGAGGGTGAAGACATCATGAGGTACACTGTAGTGTACTTTAAGGAAACCACTTTCATGACCAGGAGTGGTTGTCTGTGTCAGTTGTTCACAGGTGGCCATGGGTGGTAGGACATCAGCATGGAACGTAGTAAAGTACACCAAGGGCACAAAAGGCTAGTCACTGGCTGGTACTAGCTCAGGGGAGTGCTTGCCATTTACTACCAATGATATCTTGGAAGAGGGACTATTTTGGACCGACAAGAGAGTGAAAGTAGGTTGTAAATTACACCCAAGAGAATTGCAATATGTGCATCTTTGGTGTTTACTGAGCTGAAGGCTCaatattcacattttttatgTAAACTACAGACACTAGGGtctaaataaatattaaatctTCCATGAAGTGTTTTCATTAATCCTTATTCCTATGCTTAGGTGTTTTTATGAATCTCAATAATTGCAAATCTCAGTGTGTGGGTGTTGATCAGCTGTAGTGCTTGATGAATGTGTGAAGTGTTACATTCCTATCAGAAACATTTTTAAGGGTCATTCAGTGAAGCTATCAGAAGGTAGGTTGTAGTTTGTTTTCCATTGTGGCACCCTTGGAAAGAAACTGGCACCCTTGAAAGTGTTTGTTGTCAAAGAATGGGTGTGTCATATATGGTAATATATAAATGATAGCACATAGTGGAATCATAGTGCCAGGGTCCCTGGGGAGAGCTGTGTCCACCCACTTGGTCAAATCTCAGGTAAAGCATCAgtgtgtgtggttttgcagTGAGAGTGACGGTGTCCCCAGCACAGCCCTGCGGGAGATCTCCCTCCTGAAGGAGCTTGAGCATGACAACATAGTGCGTCTGCTGGATGTGGTGTATGGCGAGCGCAAGCTGTACATGGTGTTCGAATACCTCAACCAGGTGGGTGGGGTGTGTACATCTAAGAGGGGTTGGCTTGGGACTTGCTTATGTGTTTGGGTCTTTTTATgatgcttatttttttattgcttgtcttttccttgtttttattaatattttctcacttttgtACTGAtttgctgtttattttttttattgcttgtcttttctttgttttattaatattttctcgCTTTTGTACTGATTTGCTGTAATAATGTAATTTGGCTCCTAAgtgcttgtttttatttgtccacttactattttgtttttctctgtaactttgtAACTTTGTAATTCTGTTGTTTCTGGTGCACTAATATGTCCAACTGAGGTAGACTTGTTTCCAAATGTCTAAACATGGGTAGATGGTAATTCAGCCttggggggaagaaaaaaaatgcattacatTGGCAGATGGTGCATAGCATAGAAAAGATTTTATCCAAATTTGTActgcttttatttgtttttctgtgtattaGCATCACTTAAGAATAGTAATTTTCAAATCCATATGTGCCTACTGGCAATATCTGTTTCATGAAGTGGATGGTGTAGGAATTAAGTTCGCAAATTGGCTACAATCATGAAAATGGAACATATGTGTTATTACTTTTAATGTATCGTGTGCGAAGCACTCATCATGGACTAAACTTTTTACTCACCTTGTCCATTATGAAGATAATTTACATGGTGTGCAAGGTTTTTATGGTGCGGAACTCGCGTGTAAGGAGACCTTGAGGTTATGGCTCAAGGCCAAGTGGTTGCTTCAGTGTTACATTGAGTTGATTTTCAGCGACACTACAAGTGTTGCTCATCTTTGCTCACTCTCTCTTCAAAGtgcaattttgttttccatcttaTTTCTATTATCTTTCATATACTAAGCATGTGACGTAAGGGTGTCTCCTTGTCACTTACTGCTCAGCTGTGATTAAACTTTACTGAATGTACTTGAATACAGAGGTGTTTCAGACTAGGTCAAAATAGTGGATAGGCACACTACAAGTCAGACACTTTCTCCAACAAACAGAAATGCTTTACTGAATACACAGTGACTGAACATCTGTATACCTCAAGAAATTGCTAATAGAGTAAGACCAGTAAGTGCAGTACAAACTGCACCAAGCTTTCATTATGGCATTGAATACCTATGAGTTTATATAAGGAAGGCCTTATCAGTCATACACTTACCTTGAGGTACTTCAAATGACTGGCAAATAACACTATACACACCAGGATAGCAGCCACTGCTTATAAGGATTAAAAGACTCACTACGTAAGACAACAGTGTTCCCAGCATATACAGAAAGTGCTGCACTatcatgttttgttttgcaCTAAAAGATGTCATCCTTTGTCTCATATTGTCAGGATATCTGATGAAAAATAGTTGTGATGATTAACTATAAAATCCTTTCCCCTACTAACAAGTTAAGCTTTGTGCTTTGACTACCATCCACTGCTCCACACAATAgaattttcttgcttttcagGCTGCTTCTGTATCTTCGCTATTCTCACCTCTTGTCTGCCTCAGGTAATGTAGtgagtggctgtggtggtggttagtgtaGTCTTCTTGGTGGACACCAGTTTGTTCTTTGGATAGCTGTAGCCCTTATCAAGTGTCATTGTCTTGATCCAGTGGTATGctgattattgttgttttggaGAAGACATTGCAAATAGTGTTGGTTTTCTTTGATTGTGAGTTTGCATTATTGTTTCAGGAAGCCTGGAGTGAAGGTGTACAAAGTAGGGAAGGTATTTAGTAAGATAGGTGACATTGATGTGAACTCGTATTAACCTGGATTAAGTCTTAGCACACCAGTGCTTAGTTGGGTTATGTGTATTTTATAGACATGAGGATATGACAGCAGGAATAGAATATCAGTAAAGATAGCGTgttaaaaagataagaaataagagaggaggaggaaggaaggaagatgaagaggatgtTGGCTTTAAACTTAAAGAAACTAGCTCTCTGATCTGGTGGAGTGCAAGAAATCATTACACATCTCCATTTTACTGTCACCGACTTTGTTTCCTCTCCCATAAGTGTTCGTGAGTAACAGAGGTGACACTATACTCCCTAGCCTTGCACTCCAACAGAGGTGACACTATACTCCCTAGCCTTGCACTCCAACAGAGGTGACACTATACTCCCTAGCCTTGCACTCCACCTATTCTTAAACTCTACTAAATCTTTCACCTTTGTGTCATGTTTTAATGTTACATAGGCAGAGGCATTCCTGTATATATGCCACTTGCTATTGGATTAAACAacatttgttctctctctctctctctctctctctctctctctctctctctctctctctctctctctctctctctctctctctctctctctctctctctctctctctctctctctctctctctctctctctctctctctctctctctctctctctctctctctctctgaaattgaGGATAAAGTGTGACACCACCACAAAAAATTTCAACCTGTTCTTcattatcttactttttttttctattcgtttAATTTTTCCAGACTGACTATCATGGCTGCTCTCCTTCATAGTTACTATGCCCATCTGTATCCTTGCATTTATCTTATTAATCTTCTCTACCTTTCACTACAacttgtccttttttcttttgtatttctttgtattcctcgtAAAGCTCCCTGCATTCTTTAAGCTAAATTCAAAAGAGTATTCAAGCCTGCTGCACCTTTCTTTACCCTTGTTGTATAATCATAACATCTAGCTCACCACCTCCATGCATGGTTTAGCAAACTTCAAGCTACTATTCATGTTGGGGACATCAAGATGGATCCAGTTTGGGTCTTGATTTATTGTACTTCAGGCTAAATAACAAGTTTTCTGCCCTTGTCCATTTGATCTGTACAGAATATTAGGCATTGTAGTATTTTTATGACAACAGTATTAAAATTAATTGTAATTTTCATTAGGACCTCAAGAAACTTTTTGATGAGAATCGCATGGGACTTCCGCTGGATCTGGTGTGCAGTTACATGCAGCAGCTCCTGAAAGGCATCTCATACCTGCACACTCACCGCATCCTTCACCGAGACCTCAAGCCACAAAACCTCCTCATTGATGCCAAAGGTACATTGCCGAGCTGATTCATGTGTCACTTGCAAAATGGAGAACAGACAGGAAATTGTGAGGAATTAATAAAGGTTTTGCTAGAGTTGTGTAAATTGCTTGCCTAAGGACCAGTGTGTTGTGCAGTTTTAGGTGAGCAATCGACAAACAGTTAAGAAAAATCATTCACAATTTGGGGTGAACCATAGGTTCTTAATGTTTGCATCCAATGTTTTTATTTGATTCTTTTAGagcaaatttttctttttgaagCAAGATGAAGAATGTTGTTTTAATGGAAGTAAtacatctctttctctcaggaGCTATCAAGCTGGCAGACTTGGGACTTGCACGCACTTTCTGCTTGCCAATGCGCCCCTACACACATGAAGTTGTCACCCTGTGGTACCGTGCACCAGAGATCCTCCTAGGAGCCAAGAGCTACTGTACTGCTGTGGACATGTGGAGTTTGGGGGCCATTTTTGCTGAGATGGTGGGTAGCtgtcctgtttgtgtgtgtacatccttccttgcttttctcctttgatttttttatttccctcctctcatACGAGAGGAGTATATCAATCTGTTGTTCTTGATATATTTTCATACATGGTAAATGGCACCCTTTTATCTTAATTGTTTCACCattgtatctcaattaagatatataatatgtatacctTGAGATCCCCACAAATATTCTGTCTTCAATATTTATCTCTTTAGGACATGGTGAATTATTTGTTGTAAAATTTTTTCATGGGCACAGTTCACATGGAGTATAAAGAGTCATCTACTTTACACAGTCATTCTTACtgctctccctccttacctgcTGCAGCTCACCACCAAGGCCCTGTTCCCTGGCGACTCAGAGATTGACCAGCTGTTCCGCATTTTCCGCACGCTTGGCACCCCAGGAGAGCAGGAGTGGCCGGGGGTGACACAGCTACCAGATTACAAGAGCACCTTTCCTCGGTGGGAAGTTGATGCCAATGCCTCCCTCATGCAGCTCATCCCAAGGCTGGATAACACTGGCCGGTCCCTGCTGCTGGTGAGTGAGCTGTGTTGACCCCTGTATCTTGTGTGTGATGTATTTGTGTCTGAGTTGTAAGAACATAAGTGtcataagggaagctacaagaagccagtaGACTTAAGTATGGCAGTGTCTATGTAAATTATGCATGCCAGTATCCTGTCATATTTCCTAtcaaatttatctaatctttcaaAGCGCTAACAACATTACTGAATCTGTCCATCAAAGTTCTGTAAAAATGAACATCTTAGTATTTCTAACCCTATGACTTTTGTGCTAGAAAATTCTTATATGAAGATTAAGTTGCTTTGTATCCAACAAATCATACTGATAAGAGGCCGAATTGAGTGTGGCCTCAGTGGATCTTACAACTCTCCTCACCCACAGAGTATGCTGACCTACTACCCTCGGAAGCGAGTGACAGCTAAGCAGGCACTGGCACACCCATACTTCAAGGATGTCTACATGGTGCCACCTCCGGGCCTCCACTAACCTCCCTGGGTAACTGTGAGTTTACTGCTGCTGTAATAGGTGTTGCTGCAGGGACCGTTGTGCCTGTACACTCGGATATTGCTCAAACTTGTACTCACAAGCTACTGTTTGTTGCGGTCATCTCTCTGGTTTGGAAGTGCAGTCTTTATAGTTCATTCCTTACCTCAGCCTTTATTGTGTGCCATTTCCTAGTGTTTTTTCGTGCTTGGATCTTTTCTTTTGCACTGCTTTCCTAGCCTTTGTTTAGTGTGCCAATAGTCTTGGCTTTTCAGCTATGAAAGCTGCATTCCTCCTCAACATATCAAAGCCACATTCCTCTCTTATTAAGTTGAATCGGAAAGAGCTTTCCCAGTGTTCCTTTACTCTTTGTTGCATATTTCTTTACTATTCTTCATATTTGGTTGCCTGGCTGATGAGGGGATTTCAGTTTTCACATATGAAGTGACATGCTCAAGTTACATACTTGTGAATGTAGTCTTTTTTTTGATAAACTTGTATTAACATACTTACATTGATGTGGTGTCCAAACCTGTCCAATGGCTCCCTCATATCTCATCATAGACATTATTTGCAGTGGCATCTGTTTCATAATCAGAAAAGCTTTTATTTAACAGCTTTTATTGGTTGGAGATACAGATCATGAGGTGAACCATTTCAGGCTAAGGATACACTTCATTCATTGTTTGCTTGAAAAAAGtagatttattaattttttaataCAAAAATGTAGATAATGTATAATTTTACTATGAAAAATGGGCATTATTAATGGTCAATTCTGCATAACATTATTTCTATATGAATGCAGACTGCCAAGACAAGAAGTCTGATACAACTGTGATAATCCGTTTAAGTATGTGTCAATGCCCAGGTTGACAGTGGGTTGATGTGGCAGCAGTACATGTgtaatggtggtgtgttgtgtccTGATGCTGAGACTGGCTCTACTGTGTTCCATAATTCATCATTTCAGTAAATACTCCTGGGAAAGAGGAAAGCCTTAGGCATGAAACAAGGTGCTTCATCAGTGTTAATGCTGCCTTAACTGCTGCCACCTCAGCCATTGGTTGGCATTgatttgttgctgctgctactttttATAGCatcaataaaattaaatatttgCTGTGAGGAAATTTGTTCTTCacctttttcattttattgtagGCTAAGACATTTTTGTCTTGTATTGAGGCACTAATAAATATTTTGTGGCTCCAAAAGCATCCCATTACAGAGAATATTTGGGCAAATAACCAGTGCTGATCTCAGGAGGACCAAGAATACCTGGGAGGTGGATACTTTCTGGTAAGAAGGTATTGGTACAAAATTGTTTTTAGTTTTCCggtgaag belongs to Scylla paramamosain isolate STU-SP2022 chromosome 29, ASM3559412v1, whole genome shotgun sequence and includes:
- the LOC135115352 gene encoding cyclin-dependent kinase 2-like produces the protein MSLSTYEKIEKIGEGTYGVVYKAHDLVTKRIVALKKIRLENESDGVPSTALREISLLKELEHDNIVRLLDVVYGERKLYMVFEYLNQDLKKLFDENRMGLPLDLVCSYMQQLLKGISYLHTHRILHRDLKPQNLLIDAKGAIKLADLGLARTFCLPMRPYTHEVVTLWYRAPEILLGAKSYCTAVDMWSLGAIFAEMLTTKALFPGDSEIDQLFRIFRTLGTPGEQEWPGVTQLPDYKSTFPRWEVDANASLMQLIPRLDNTGRSLLLSMLTYYPRKRVTAKQALAHPYFKDVYMVPPPGLH